Proteins from a genomic interval of Salvelinus sp. IW2-2015 linkage group LG14, ASM291031v2, whole genome shotgun sequence:
- the LOC139028739 gene encoding mucin-4, which produces MRDRDFMPNVERGKPATYTGDKKAKMAAKTNKKWVRLATVFAYVLSVSLAAIILAIYYSLIWKPTSASSSSSSFSRPNAVTPVTANTTNNTTSVPNYTIHTGTQKTDTFTRDELRSMASSVTIKTDTAGTNAFQWLDSSSKSPTVPSDDNTPTTAVEGPTIVHLVTAQSYAATQNELATPTEVRDASPSVTREDPANLPTHTTRNQEETWWTFGVQQESQEGYGLDSIRASQAMDSSRTRVKLAEVSAAPNADQQALRTDSTSDQAQGTWGLVTFTDAQLDSDLITEGSSYFLEELVTVDNGDASVKTTHVLSARDFLDTIQSVV; this is translated from the coding sequence ATGAGGGACAGGGACTTCATGCCCAACGTGGAACGGGGAAAACCCGCCACATACACCGGAGACAAGAAGGCTAAAATGGCTGCGAAGACCAACAAAAAGTGGGTGAGACTGGCCACTGTTTTCGCATACGTGTTGTCCGTGTCTCTGGCGGCTATCATATTGGCCATATATTACAGCCTAATATGGAAACCAACGTctgcctcctcctcatcatcatcattttcgAGACCCAATGCTGTGACCCCCGTCACGGCAAATACTACGAACAATACCACCAGTGTACCAAATTATACCATACACACAGGTACGCAGAAGACGGACACTTTTACACGCGATGAGTTGAGGTCCATGGCATCAAGTGTTACAATAAAAACAGATACCGCCGGGACCAATGCATTTCAGTGGTTGGATAGTAGCAGTAAAAGTCCCACGGTCCCCTCAGACGACAATACGCCCACAACAGCAGTTGAAGGACCAACAATAGTACACTTGGTCACCGCACAAAGCTACGCAGCCACACAGAACGAATTGGCCACGCCGACAGAAGTCAGAGACGCGTCTCCAAGTGTCACTCGAGAGGATCCAGCGAACTTGCCGACGCACACAACCAGGAACCAAGAAGAGACGTGGTGGACGTTTGGAGTACAACAGGAATCGCAGGAAGGATATGGGCTGGATTCTATCCGAGCGAGTCAAGCGATGGATTCTTCTCGAACAAGAGTGAAGCTCGCGGAAGTCTCAGCGGCTCCAAACGCAGACCAACAGGCTTTGCGCACGGACTCTACCTCTGACCAAGCCCAGGGTACGTGGGGACTCGTTACCTTTACTGATGCACAACTTGATTCTGATTTAATAACGGAAGGGTCCTCTTACTTCCTGGAGGAGCTGGTTACCGTGGACAACGGGGATGCCTCAGTCAAAACTACACATGTCCTGAGCGCCCGTGATTTTTTAGACACCATACAAAGTGTGGTGTAG